The following coding sequences are from one Microbacterium wangchenii window:
- the katG gene encoding catalase/peroxidase HPI yields the protein MSDTAAPGCPVFHDGAAPDDNRLPVGEAPADSEPAGALPHPTQGSPNRVWWPNGINLKILAKNSAQRDPLDEGFDYKAAFEGLDLASLKQDIKDALTTSQDWWPADFGHYGPLIIRMAWHSAGTYRATDGRGGGGAGMQRFAPLNSWPDNVNLDKARRLLWPIKKKYGQSISWADLMILAGNVALESMGFSTFGFAGGRADVWESDDDVYWGPETTWLGDERYTGNRELEKPLAAVQMGLIYVNPEGPNGNPDPLLSARDIRETFGRMGMNDEETVALIAGGHTFGKTHGAAPDSHVGPNPEAADIEEQGLGWKNEYGTGKGDDTITSGLEVTWTYHPTRWDNEFFHILYAYDWELFQSPAGAHQWRPKNGMGADMVPLAHSEGKREPRMLTSDLALRMDPEYDKISRRFKDDPVAFGDAFARAWFKLTHRDMGPKARYLGPEVPQEELIWQDPLPAAVHPLIDQADAAALKQQILDSGLSVQELVTTTWAAASTFRGSDKRGGVNGARIRLAPQKDWEVNNPTQLQKVLGVLERIKAEFDAQQAGAKTVSLADLIVLAGNAGVEQAALAGGVEVEVPFTPGRTDATQEQTDEASFAYLEPVADGFRNYISRDAKLPAEYLLVDKANLLTLTAPEMTVLVGGMRAIGANWDGSPFGVFTSTPGALTNDVFANLLDLGTTWKPLDTGKHAFEGTKDGSGERVGVGSRVDLVFASNSELRALAEVYASDDAKEKFVRDFVAAWRKVTELDRFDLV from the coding sequence ATGAGCGACACCGCCGCCCCCGGCTGCCCCGTGTTCCACGATGGCGCTGCCCCGGACGACAACCGCCTGCCCGTGGGCGAGGCGCCCGCCGACAGCGAGCCCGCCGGCGCACTGCCCCACCCCACGCAGGGTTCGCCGAACCGCGTGTGGTGGCCGAACGGAATCAACCTGAAGATCCTCGCCAAGAACTCCGCGCAGCGCGATCCGCTCGATGAGGGATTCGACTACAAGGCGGCCTTCGAGGGCCTCGACCTCGCGAGCCTCAAGCAGGACATCAAGGACGCCCTCACCACGTCGCAGGACTGGTGGCCCGCCGACTTCGGTCACTACGGCCCGCTCATCATCCGCATGGCCTGGCATAGCGCCGGCACCTACCGCGCGACCGACGGTCGCGGCGGCGGTGGCGCAGGGATGCAGCGCTTCGCACCCCTGAACAGCTGGCCCGACAACGTCAACCTCGACAAGGCCCGTCGCCTGCTGTGGCCGATCAAGAAGAAGTACGGCCAGTCGATCTCGTGGGCCGACCTCATGATCCTCGCCGGCAACGTCGCGCTGGAGTCCATGGGCTTCTCCACCTTCGGCTTCGCCGGCGGCCGCGCCGACGTGTGGGAGTCGGATGACGACGTGTACTGGGGCCCGGAGACCACGTGGCTCGGCGACGAGCGCTACACCGGCAACCGGGAGCTGGAGAAGCCCCTCGCCGCCGTGCAGATGGGCCTCATCTACGTCAACCCCGAGGGCCCCAACGGCAACCCCGACCCGCTGCTGTCGGCACGCGACATCCGTGAGACCTTCGGTCGCATGGGCATGAACGACGAGGAGACCGTCGCCCTCATCGCCGGCGGCCACACGTTCGGCAAGACCCACGGCGCGGCCCCCGACTCGCACGTCGGCCCCAACCCCGAGGCCGCCGACATCGAGGAGCAGGGCCTGGGGTGGAAGAACGAGTACGGCACCGGCAAGGGTGACGACACCATCACCAGCGGGCTCGAGGTCACGTGGACGTACCACCCCACGCGCTGGGACAACGAGTTCTTCCACATCCTGTACGCGTACGACTGGGAGCTGTTCCAGAGCCCGGCCGGCGCGCACCAGTGGCGTCCGAAGAACGGCATGGGAGCCGACATGGTCCCCCTCGCCCACTCCGAGGGCAAGCGCGAGCCGCGCATGCTCACGAGCGACCTGGCGCTGCGCATGGACCCGGAGTACGACAAGATCTCCCGTCGCTTCAAGGACGACCCGGTCGCCTTCGGCGACGCGTTCGCCCGCGCCTGGTTCAAGCTCACCCACCGCGACATGGGCCCCAAGGCCCGCTACCTCGGACCCGAGGTGCCGCAGGAGGAGCTCATCTGGCAGGACCCGCTGCCCGCGGCCGTGCACCCGCTCATCGACCAGGCCGACGCGGCCGCGCTCAAGCAGCAGATCCTCGACAGCGGCCTGAGCGTGCAGGAGCTCGTCACCACGACGTGGGCCGCGGCATCCACCTTCCGCGGCAGCGACAAGCGCGGCGGCGTCAACGGCGCCCGCATCCGCCTCGCCCCGCAGAAGGACTGGGAGGTCAACAACCCGACCCAGCTGCAGAAGGTGCTCGGCGTGCTCGAGCGCATCAAGGCGGAGTTCGACGCACAGCAGGCCGGTGCGAAGACCGTGTCGCTGGCCGACCTCATCGTGCTGGCGGGCAACGCCGGCGTCGAGCAGGCGGCCCTCGCCGGCGGCGTGGAGGTCGAGGTGCCCTTCACCCCCGGGCGCACCGACGCCACGCAGGAGCAGACCGACGAGGCATCCTTCGCGTACCTCGAGCCGGTTGCGGACGGATTCCGCAACTACATCTCCCGGGACGCGAAGCTGCCGGCGGAGTACCTGCTGGTCGACAAGGCCAACCTCCTCACGCTCACCGCGCCGGAGATGACGGTGCTGGTCGGCGGGATGCGCGCGATCGGGGCGAACTGGGACGGCTCGCCCTTCGGCGTGTTCACCTCGACCCCGGGCGCGCTCACGAACGACGTGTTCGCGAACCTGCTCGACCTCGGCACGACGTGGAAGCCGCTGGACACCGGCAAGCACGCGTTCGAGGGCACGAAGGACGGCTCCGGCGAGCGCGTCGGCGTGGGATCGCGCGTCGACCTGGTCTTCGCCTCCAACTCCGAGCTGCGCGCCCTCGCCGAGGTGTACGCGAGCGACGACGCGAAGGAGAAGTTCGTCCGCGACTTCGTCGCCGCGTGGCGCAAGGTCACCGAGCTCGACCGCTTCGACCTCGTCTGA
- a CDS encoding DUF58 domain-containing protein, with amino-acid sequence MFVTGRFPLLVALGVVPVVLLPGAGVPAWAIVGGWMLLCLGAAALDVALAADPRALTIRRRLPARTLLGEPADSELVVANGGTRAMRALVRDGWQPTAGAGSARLRLDVPPGERRILRQLLRPVRRGELRSAFVAVRSGGPLGIAGRQAVLEAPGRLRVLPPFRARRHLPSRLARLRELDGNTSVQVRGQGTEFDSLREYVRGDDVRSIDWRATARAGTTMLRTWRPERDRHIVIVVDTGRTSAVRVGDGTRLDAGMETALLLAALAARAGDHVHVLMFDRVVRARVSRVEGPALLPALVDAMAPVEPQLLDTDWDAAFGHVRALAGHPSLVVLVTAHDDPAAARGFLGSLPALTARTRVLVATASEGPAGAGGGATPTAAPEVAGRDAARTRTADDVYAAAAAERAAADAQRVVAAVERAGGEAVTASADDLPPRVADRYLALKAAGRL; translated from the coding sequence GTGTTCGTCACCGGCCGCTTCCCCCTCCTCGTCGCCCTCGGCGTCGTGCCCGTCGTCCTGCTGCCGGGCGCCGGCGTGCCGGCGTGGGCGATCGTGGGCGGGTGGATGCTGCTGTGCCTGGGTGCCGCGGCGCTGGATGTGGCCCTGGCCGCGGACCCGCGCGCGCTCACCATCCGTCGGCGCCTCCCGGCCCGTACCCTGCTGGGCGAACCGGCCGACTCCGAGCTGGTCGTGGCAAACGGCGGCACGCGGGCGATGCGGGCGCTGGTCCGTGACGGGTGGCAGCCCACCGCGGGGGCGGGGTCGGCGCGTCTGCGGCTGGACGTGCCGCCCGGGGAGCGGCGCATCCTCCGCCAGCTGCTCCGGCCGGTGCGGCGCGGAGAGCTCCGCAGCGCGTTCGTGGCGGTCCGCTCCGGCGGCCCCCTGGGCATCGCGGGGCGCCAGGCCGTGCTCGAGGCTCCCGGGCGGCTGCGCGTACTGCCCCCCTTCCGTGCGCGCCGGCACCTCCCCTCCCGTCTGGCCCGGCTGCGCGAACTGGACGGCAACACCAGCGTGCAGGTGCGCGGGCAGGGCACCGAGTTCGACAGCCTGCGCGAATACGTGCGCGGAGACGACGTGCGCTCCATCGACTGGCGCGCCACGGCGCGGGCGGGCACCACGATGCTGCGCACGTGGCGCCCCGAGCGCGACCGCCACATCGTGATCGTCGTGGACACCGGTCGCACCTCCGCGGTGCGGGTGGGCGACGGCACGCGCCTGGACGCGGGCATGGAGACGGCGCTCCTGCTGGCCGCCCTCGCCGCGCGCGCGGGCGACCACGTGCACGTCCTGATGTTCGACCGCGTCGTGCGGGCCCGCGTGAGCCGGGTCGAGGGGCCGGCGCTGCTGCCGGCGCTCGTGGACGCGATGGCGCCGGTGGAGCCGCAGCTGCTGGACACCGACTGGGATGCGGCCTTCGGCCACGTGCGCGCTCTGGCGGGGCACCCGTCGCTGGTCGTGCTGGTCACCGCGCACGACGATCCCGCCGCCGCGCGCGGGTTCCTCGGCTCGCTGCCGGCGCTGACCGCCCGCACGCGTGTCCTGGTCGCCACGGCGTCCGAGGGTCCCGCCGGTGCCGGTGGGGGTGCCACGCCGACCGCGGCCCCGGAGGTGGCCGGCCGGGACGCCGCGCGGACGAGGACGGCCGACGACGTGTACGCCGCCGCGGCCGCCGAACGGGCGGCCGCGGACGCTCAGCGGGTGGTCGCCGCCGTCGAGCGTGCCGGCGGCGAGGCGGTCACCGCATCCGCCGACGACCTCCCCCCGCGCGTGGCCGACCGCTACCTCGCGCTGAAGGCCGCCGGGCGCCTGTAG
- a CDS encoding AAA family ATPase, which yields MSEHAPDDAALRDAMHRVRTEIGKAVVGQDGTVTGLLIALLARGHVLLEGVPGVAKTLLVRAFSRSLGLDTKRIQFTPDLMPGDVSGSLVYDARTGEFEFRAGPVFTHVVLADEINRTPPKTQAALLEAMEERQVSSDGVTRPLPEPFLVAATQNPIEHEGTYLLPEAQLDRFLLKLVVEVPGRDAELAVLRRHADGFDPRALEAAGVSQTVTPGEILAAQRAAAAVTVADDVLGYVVDLARATRESPSVQLGVSPRATTGLLAAAKAWAWLSGYPAITPDHVQTMLVPTWRHRIRLRPDAEIEGVSVDAILTSIQQQTRVPL from the coding sequence ATGAGCGAACATGCTCCCGACGACGCCGCCCTGCGTGACGCCATGCACCGCGTGCGCACTGAGATCGGCAAGGCGGTGGTCGGGCAGGACGGCACCGTGACCGGGCTCCTGATCGCGCTGCTGGCGCGGGGGCACGTGCTGCTGGAGGGCGTCCCCGGCGTCGCCAAGACGCTCCTGGTCCGCGCCTTCAGCCGGTCGCTCGGCCTGGACACCAAGCGCATCCAGTTCACGCCCGACCTCATGCCCGGCGACGTGTCGGGGTCGCTCGTGTACGACGCTCGCACGGGCGAATTCGAGTTCCGCGCCGGGCCCGTGTTCACTCACGTCGTACTCGCCGATGAGATCAACCGCACGCCGCCGAAGACGCAGGCGGCGCTGCTGGAGGCGATGGAGGAGCGTCAGGTGTCCAGCGACGGGGTCACCCGGCCCCTCCCCGAGCCCTTCCTCGTCGCCGCGACCCAGAACCCGATCGAGCACGAGGGCACCTACCTCCTCCCCGAGGCGCAGCTGGACCGCTTCCTGCTCAAGCTCGTCGTCGAGGTGCCCGGACGCGACGCGGAGCTGGCGGTGCTCCGCCGCCACGCCGACGGGTTCGACCCGCGGGCGCTGGAGGCGGCGGGCGTCTCGCAGACCGTCACCCCGGGCGAGATCCTCGCGGCCCAGCGTGCGGCGGCCGCCGTCACCGTCGCCGACGACGTGCTCGGCTACGTCGTGGACCTCGCCCGCGCGACCCGCGAGAGCCCGTCGGTCCAGCTGGGGGTGAGCCCGCGCGCGACCACGGGGCTCCTGGCCGCGGCCAAGGCCTGGGCGTGGCTGAGCGGCTACCCCGCCATCACGCCCGACCACGTCCAGACGATGCTCGTGCCCACGTGGCGCCACCGCATCCGGCTGCGCCCCGATGCCGAGATCGAGGGCGTCTCGGTCGACGCCATCCTCACCTCCATCCAGCAGCAGACCCGCGTGCCGCTCTGA
- a CDS encoding DUF4350 domain-containing protein, which yields MSSAQRTTRRRTRTALAWAGFTAAVVVVALVGGLLAQSATWSERGVLDPESAGPDGARAVVRVLEAEGIEVRVARDRAAAQSALADSDATLVLPDAPGLSDAAVRELADGADDVVLLEPRSRTLRLLLPGAAPAGAFADEEVSPACSFPPARSAGDIVAGELFAPATDGEACYRVDDAYALVTSAQDGRSVTAVDGRTLLANDGVDRAGNAALALALLGARPALVWYVPSPADADGAAPTLGELTPPWVTPAIVLLLLAGAAAALWRGRRFGPLVAETLPVTVRGSETTAGRARLYARSRDTAHTAEQLRSAALARLRRILSLGAHASPAAVADAAATRLSEDPAAVRHLLLADAPATDRELVEFSERLHDLEAAVAAAVRPEGTTR from the coding sequence ATGAGCTCCGCGCAGCGCACGACTCGCCGGCGCACGCGCACGGCCCTGGCGTGGGCGGGGTTCACCGCGGCGGTCGTCGTCGTGGCGCTCGTCGGCGGGCTCCTTGCCCAGTCGGCCACGTGGTCCGAGCGCGGCGTGCTGGATCCGGAGTCGGCCGGTCCCGACGGCGCGCGCGCCGTCGTCCGCGTTCTGGAGGCGGAGGGGATCGAGGTGCGCGTCGCCCGCGACCGGGCCGCCGCGCAGTCAGCGCTGGCGGACTCCGACGCCACCCTCGTACTGCCCGACGCCCCCGGCCTGTCCGACGCCGCCGTGCGCGAGCTCGCCGACGGCGCCGACGACGTCGTGCTGCTGGAGCCCCGCTCGCGCACCCTGCGGCTCCTCCTGCCCGGCGCCGCCCCGGCGGGGGCGTTCGCCGATGAGGAGGTCTCCCCCGCGTGCAGCTTCCCGCCGGCCCGCAGCGCCGGCGACATCGTCGCGGGCGAGCTGTTCGCCCCCGCCACCGACGGGGAGGCCTGCTACCGCGTCGACGACGCGTACGCGCTCGTGACCTCGGCGCAGGACGGCCGCTCCGTGACCGCCGTGGACGGCCGCACGCTCCTGGCCAACGATGGCGTCGACCGCGCAGGCAACGCCGCCCTCGCCCTCGCCCTGCTCGGGGCCCGGCCCGCCCTGGTGTGGTACGTGCCCTCCCCCGCGGACGCCGACGGGGCAGCCCCCACCCTCGGGGAGCTCACCCCGCCGTGGGTCACCCCCGCGATCGTGCTGCTCCTGCTGGCAGGCGCGGCCGCGGCGCTGTGGCGCGGCCGCCGCTTCGGCCCGCTCGTGGCCGAGACCCTCCCCGTCACCGTCCGCGGATCGGAGACCACGGCCGGCCGCGCGCGCTTGTACGCCCGGTCGCGCGACACCGCCCACACGGCCGAGCAGCTCCGCTCCGCCGCCCTGGCACGGCTCCGCCGCATCCTCTCGCTCGGCGCCCACGCGTCCCCCGCGGCGGTCGCGGATGCCGCGGCCACGCGACTGTCCGAAGACCCCGCAGCCGTGCGCCACCTCCTGCTCGCCGACGCGCCCGCCACCGACCGCGAACTGGTCGAGTTCAGCGAGCGCCTGCACGACCTCGAAGCGGCCGTCGCGGCCGCCGTCCGACCGGAAGGGACCACACGATGA
- a CDS encoding DUF4129 domain-containing protein: MTPGTVPAQSAPLLPDPDDARDLVRRELEDPVYDAAEPTLLDRAARAVGDFFAQLLNPDLSGAWGPAAAVVATVVVVAVLGAALLIWGRPRSSARSRRPAELFGADERRSAAMLRADAAAAAARGNWDGAIALRFRALARGLAERAIVDPSPGTTAQAFARAAARTFPPSAPDLARAATTFDDVRYLRRPGTRELYEEIARLDDVLVHTRPATAEVGG, encoded by the coding sequence GTGACACCGGGCACGGTCCCGGCGCAGTCCGCGCCGCTTCTCCCCGACCCCGACGACGCCCGCGATCTGGTGCGCCGCGAACTGGAAGACCCGGTCTACGACGCCGCCGAGCCCACGCTGCTCGACCGTGCGGCGCGGGCCGTCGGCGACTTCTTCGCCCAGCTGCTGAACCCCGACCTCTCCGGCGCGTGGGGGCCGGCCGCCGCCGTGGTGGCGACGGTCGTCGTGGTGGCGGTCCTGGGGGCGGCGCTCCTCATCTGGGGCCGGCCCCGCTCGTCGGCGCGTTCCCGTCGCCCCGCGGAGCTGTTCGGTGCCGACGAGCGGCGTTCGGCGGCGATGCTGCGGGCGGATGCGGCGGCAGCGGCCGCCCGCGGCAACTGGGATGGCGCGATCGCGCTGCGTTTCCGCGCGCTGGCGCGCGGACTTGCCGAGCGCGCGATCGTGGACCCCTCACCTGGCACGACCGCACAGGCCTTCGCTCGCGCCGCCGCACGGACCTTCCCGCCCTCCGCACCGGACCTCGCCCGCGCCGCGACGACGTTCGACGACGTGCGCTACCTGCGCCGCCCGGGGACGCGCGAGCTCTACGAGGAGATCGCGCGGCTCGACGACGTCCTCGTGCACACCCGCCCCGCCACGGCCGAGGTGGGGGGATGA
- a CDS encoding glycerophosphoryl diester phosphodiesterase membrane domain-containing protein: protein MTAYPAWTPAPRPGIVPLHPYGFGVTLGRSFTALRQNPGVLLGFALGVQALAFLVLTLVTGGVAFAAFSRLDTLTEGTEEFEAVMAGSIALTAITGVVLSLAAGALGVLVQGIVVLEVAHAVVAERLPLRALWRRLRPVAARLVGYAFLVLLAVAVVVAVVVALLFAVGAASPPLAILAGILALLGSIPLTLWLNTKLLLAPAAIILEHAGIVPALRRSWQLTRTRFWPTLGIIVIISLTFSVLAQLVGLPLQFFTAGLTTILTPTGEPDAGFLIAFLVTAVLTQVITILIQCVALIVQSTATALVYVDCRMRHEGLDLDLLAYVEQRDGGAVDLPDPYRVHVGRALAPRPPAYAGPPAPYPGAASAFPTAPAGLPPYAGGSAAAPSWPAPSGAPRPGPPAAPPTPPAAPPAPAPEGPAATPATTWAPPGAPRQP, encoded by the coding sequence GTGACCGCGTACCCGGCCTGGACGCCGGCGCCCCGCCCGGGGATCGTGCCGCTGCATCCGTACGGTTTCGGCGTCACGCTCGGGCGCTCCTTCACGGCCCTGCGGCAGAATCCCGGCGTTCTGCTGGGCTTCGCCCTGGGCGTGCAGGCGCTCGCCTTCCTCGTCCTCACGCTCGTGACCGGCGGCGTCGCGTTCGCGGCGTTCTCGCGGCTGGACACGCTGACCGAGGGCACCGAGGAGTTCGAGGCCGTGATGGCCGGCTCCATCGCCCTCACCGCGATCACCGGCGTCGTGCTCTCCCTCGCCGCCGGCGCCCTGGGCGTCCTGGTGCAGGGCATCGTGGTGCTCGAGGTCGCCCATGCCGTCGTCGCCGAGCGCCTACCGCTGCGGGCACTGTGGCGGCGCCTGCGACCGGTGGCGGCCCGGCTGGTGGGCTATGCCTTCCTGGTGCTGCTGGCCGTCGCGGTGGTCGTGGCCGTCGTGGTCGCCCTCCTCTTCGCCGTCGGCGCGGCCTCCCCGCCGCTGGCGATCCTCGCCGGGATCCTCGCGCTGCTGGGGTCCATCCCGCTCACACTGTGGCTGAACACGAAGCTGCTGCTGGCACCGGCGGCCATCATCCTGGAGCACGCCGGCATCGTGCCGGCGCTGCGGCGCTCGTGGCAACTGACCCGCACGCGGTTCTGGCCGACGCTCGGGATCATCGTCATCATCTCCCTGACGTTCAGCGTGCTCGCCCAGCTCGTCGGCCTTCCGCTGCAGTTCTTCACGGCGGGGCTCACCACCATCCTCACGCCTACGGGCGAACCGGATGCCGGCTTCCTCATCGCCTTCCTGGTCACCGCCGTCCTCACCCAGGTCATCACGATCCTCATCCAGTGCGTCGCGCTGATCGTGCAGTCCACCGCCACCGCGCTCGTCTACGTCGACTGCCGCATGCGTCACGAAGGCCTCGACCTGGATCTGCTCGCCTACGTCGAGCAGCGCGACGGCGGCGCCGTCGACCTCCCCGATCCCTACCGCGTACACGTCGGCCGCGCGCTGGCGCCACGACCACCCGCGTACGCCGGGCCGCCCGCCCCTTATCCGGGCGCCGCATCCGCCTTCCCGACCGCCCCGGCGGGACTGCCGCCGTACGCGGGCGGCTCCGCCGCGGCACCGTCGTGGCCGGCGCCCTCGGGCGCTCCTCGCCCCGGGCCGCCCGCTGCTCCCCCGACTCCGCCTGCCGCTCCCCCCGCCCCGGCTCCCGAGGGGCCTGCCGCGACGCCCGCCACGACGTGGGCGCCGCCGGGCGCACCCCGGCAGCCGTGA
- the mtrA gene encoding MtrAB system response regulator MtrA: MTARILVVDDDTALAEMIGIVLRTEGFDTVFCADGAKAVDAWRRERPDLILLDLMLPGMDGIEVCARVRAESGVPIIMLTARTDTADVVKGLESGADDYIVKPFNPKELVARIRTRLRPTGAGGTEVLRIGDLTVDVAAHEVRRRDTVIALTPLEFELLVALASKPQQVFSREMLLEQVWGYHYKADTRLVNVHVQRLRAKVETDPDNPRIVTTVRGVGYRAGAVV; this comes from the coding sequence ATGACAGCACGGATCCTGGTGGTCGACGACGACACAGCCCTTGCCGAGATGATCGGCATCGTCCTGCGCACCGAGGGCTTCGACACGGTGTTCTGCGCCGACGGCGCGAAAGCCGTCGACGCATGGCGGCGGGAGCGCCCCGACCTCATCCTGCTCGATCTGATGCTCCCGGGCATGGACGGCATCGAGGTGTGCGCGCGTGTGCGCGCCGAGTCCGGCGTCCCCATCATCATGCTCACCGCCCGCACCGACACCGCCGATGTGGTGAAGGGCCTGGAATCGGGAGCGGACGACTACATCGTCAAGCCGTTCAATCCCAAGGAGCTCGTCGCCCGCATCCGCACGCGGCTGCGCCCGACGGGCGCCGGGGGCACCGAGGTGCTGCGGATCGGCGACCTCACCGTCGACGTGGCGGCCCACGAGGTGCGCCGCCGCGACACCGTGATCGCGCTGACGCCGCTGGAGTTCGAGCTGCTCGTGGCACTGGCATCCAAGCCTCAGCAGGTCTTCTCCCGCGAGATGCTGCTCGAGCAGGTGTGGGGCTACCACTACAAGGCCGACACCCGCCTGGTCAACGTGCACGTGCAGCGCCTGCGGGCGAAGGTCGAGACCGATCCCGACAATCCCCGCATCGTGACGACCGTCCGCGGGGTGGGTTACCGCGCCGGCGCGGTGGTGTGA